The genomic stretch GCTCAAAACTAATATAAAGAATgaccagtgggcttccctggtggcacagtggttgagagtccgcctgccgatgcaggggacatgggttcgtgccccggtccgggaagatcccacatgccgcagagcggctggNNNNNNNNNNNNNNNNNNNNNNNNNNNNNNNNNNNNNNNNNNNNNNNNNNNNNNNNNNNNNNNNNNNNNNNNNNNNNgggttcgtgccccggtccgggaagatcccacatgccgcggagcggctgggcctgtgagccatggccgctgagcctgcgcgtccggagcctgtgctccacaacgggagaggccacagcagtgagaagcccgcgtaccaaaaaaaaaaagaatgaccagTGAGATTAAAGGACTCTcttggacaatctggaagaagtCACAAAGGATGTAGGGGAGGACCAGGGCCTATCACCCCACTGCTTGTCTTggatttttttatgtgtgtggagGAAATGGTCTGAGTAACTGTTAAAATGCTGGGTCTCTGAAACCCCTGGTTAAAGCCACCTCATTTCTTCTACCAGCCTGTGGTGCCACCGCCTTGTCAGGCTCTGTCAATGTCCTGCTCCGGGGGTAAAAATAGGCTTTTGGGTCAGTTTCATCTCCCTGAGACTGAAGCAAGTGTCCTTGCCCCAAGCACACACCAGCTTTGGGGCCTCCTCTTGTCTCATCTCTGGGGCCCTGCAGCACCCTCCTGAAGTAGCGCAGGGTCTAGGGCCCACTGGTGGCCTGGTGACCACCTCCCTATTCAGGCAagctgggcccccagccccctgaAACCTCAACTTCATGCCAGCCCAAACTTTctttaggaaaggaagaaattccATCAATGAAGGTGACATTGTGGCATCCCTTACCGGCGATTAATAAGGGGAATTGTGGGGCTGTCTGCAGAGATGGCCCTAACTGGATCCTAGGGCCTCCCATTTGGTCAAGAACCAAGGacaaagaggagagacacaggaaGCCTGATAGACACAAGTGGGAGAGAGacaccaaagaaataaagagggggGGTTAAACCCAGGGGCGAGGGACGAGAAACCTAGGGAGAGACAGATAGGACTGGTAGACACAGGAGAGAGGCCAGcacaagagatggagagataggAGAAAGAGGCAGGGGAGAGGCAGAAACCAGAGACAGCAGGCAtgggagagagggcagagagggcaggggGCAGACTTACAAGCACCTGGTAGGCTTTTTGCTGACTCTCAGGCCtgtcctttcccccaccccccaagccaGGGTCTGCCTCAGGGTAGTGCTGCAGTGGGAGGGGTTCCAGCAGGATCTTGGGTCTCAGTCGCAGGAGATTCCTTCCCAACTCCCATCAGCCTAGCTTTAGTTCTGATTGGCACAGACACCTTCTTCCACAAGGATGCTCTGCTTGACTACCCCAGGGGCCCCAGGCCACCGTGGTCTGGGAGCACTGAGAAGGGAGGGGTAATCAAAGCGAAGGGAGCTGGGTAAAACTGTCACCCTGAGGCAGGGTTAGGTCAAGATTGGTCCCGGGGCAGCGGTTCCAAGGAGAGCAGGAGGCATTGCCGGTCCCAGTTACCAAAGACCTCGTGAGCTTGGTGCCTGCCACTCTGGTCTCTCCGATGGGGATAGGGAAGGAAGAGGATCCCCCGGCACCCCAGGAATCAGGAGTTGCAGCTGGGAGGCAAAGAGGAGGGGAGTTTCCACCTCTTTGCCCTGCCTCAGGAGGAAAAACTTTCCCCCCCACCAGGCCGTCTTCTTGTGCGGTTAGCTCTGACACAGTGGGAAGGGGCCGCGCAGTCCCGGGTTTTGCAAAGGGTGTCAGATCGGCCCAGTGGTCCCTTCCTTAGGGCGGGGGATGTATTGCAGCTAAGGCTTTATGCGCTCGGCTCCCTTTGCCTTTGTGCGCAAAACATCTCCTACAGCTCGCCTTCTCCGCTTGCGCGCCTAGCGGTGCGCCCAGGCGCCCGTGGGCGCCGAAGCTGCCTTTCCCCAGAGCCCATGCTGATCCGTCCCCTCATCGCCAGCTGGTATCAACCAGAATCCCAGCTCTCAGATGCTGTTTTTCCCAAGGGCCAAGCCCCCAAGGGCCAGTCCGCGCGCCCGGGAGCCCTGCGCTCTGATTATTAGTTGGATTTATCTCCTGCATTTCCATGCCGCAGGTGCCCAGCGGCACTTGCCTTGGAGCTGGCGCCCAGGAACCGAGGAGTTAGGGGAGCCAGCCAGCCTGGACCATCCCCGCCTGTAATGCCTAAGCCGCTCCAGGGGCTCCATCTGCGCCCTTCCGTACCCTTCGGCCCCGGGCTCCCTGGAtgccctgcccccaggccagCCCCATGCCCCCGCCGGGCCCACCTGGCCGTTCTTGCAGAGGTCCGCCCACATACTGGTGCCGTCGCCGCCGCGCATGAGGACGTGGTAGGTGAAAAAGTAGGTGCCGGGAATGTTGCATGTAAACTTGCCGCTGGTCGCGTCGTAGTTGTTGCCTAGGTTGGTGACCACGTCGTCGAACTTGAGCACCTCGTAACCCTCGTGAGGGTTCTTGAGGCCGGCGTAGAAGGCCACGCGCGGCACCGTGGTATAGGTGGCCGTGCTGATGGCGCCGCTGCCCCCCGCGCCCGGCAGCCCGGGAGGGCCGGTCTTGCCCGGCTCACCCTTCTCCCCGGGTGGCCCCACAGGACCCGGAGGACCCGGGTCCCCCGGGGGCCCGGGAGGGCCCGGCTTGCCTGTGCGTCCCGGCTTCCCCTGGGGGCCCTGCACCAGCGTGGAGGGCGGGGGCGCGCCGCTCTGCTCGCTCAGGGCGTCGCCGCCGTCGGGCCGCGCGCCGGCGCCGGGGCCCCGCGCGGGGTAGGGGTCGCACACCATGCGGCAGGTGCCCAGCATCTCGTAGTGGCCATCCGGGCCGCCCGAGCTCACCAGCACGGGGATCAGCACCACCAGCACCAGCAGCATCACCACGCCCGCGGCGGCTGCCAGCAGCGTCTTCCGGCCGGCGCGGAGCCTGGGGAGCGCCGGGCCGCCAGGCCGCGCCGTCGGGGCAATGGTGCCggcgggcggggggcgcgggcagGGCGCCCGTGCTCAAGGGCGGTCCGGCGGGGCTGAGGGCATGGGGCCGGGCCCGGGGCGCCGCGCTGCGCTGGATGCGCTGCCGAGCCCAGCCGCCTGCTCCTGCCTCGCGTTTCCCTCCCGCGGCGCGGCAGAACTGAGCGCGgcggccgccgcctcctcccTGATTCCTCCCGCCTCCCGGCGCTCGAGCCACCGCCCCCTCCGCCCTGTCCAGCCCCACCCGCTCAGCGCAGCTTTGCGCCCgtgaggggtggggctgagggctgGGCCGGCGCCTAATTGGGCCGCGGACGGTAGGGCTCCGCCCACCAAGAGGGCGGGGCCTTGGGGCGGGACCGCGGAGTAGAGGGCTGGAGccgggagaggaaaggggagactGAGGGAGACAGCGCCTCGGAAATGGAGAGGGGGCTAGAGTCTGAGACATAGGAGAGGCTCTGATAGACAAGGGAAGACTAGGGACGAAAAAGCGAGTGGAAGAGGGTCATAGGGAGACCTAGAGAGCGCCGAGGGGGATTGGGAGGGAGAGGACTCGAGGGTCGCTTACGAGGAAAGccgagagagacagagggaggcaCGAGGGGCCACGGCCCGCAGGGGGCGGAGGCTGGGGTAGGGCACCCCGGTCTTCGGGGGACAAAGAGCGATTGAGAGGAGGAAGGAGCGGGGAGCAAGAAGGAAGGACAAGGAAGAGGGTTATGAGgggggagaagaggggaaggcaggaggatggggagggggccaATCCGCCCTCAGGCCTCGCGGACAACCTGTCCgggagatgggggtggtggtgggatgccTGCCAGGCTGGCGGTTTGAATCCCGGCTCGCAGAATCCCGAGTACTAACAGCTGCCGCTCCCTCCTCTCTTTTTGGCTCCTGGATGTTCCCGGGACCGCCTTTCCCCAGGAGGAGCAGGATCTTCTACCCACACCTCCTTACCTCTGCTCCTTCCTGCCTGCGCTCCAGGCCAGGTCAGGCTGCTTTTTCCTGGGGATGGGGCCGGGGGCTCCTCCATCTTACTCTGGTCACTTCCCTTCTCCCTGCTTTTAGGCAAGGCAGAAATCGGGGCCCTAAGAAAGTGGGCACCCCAGGTAATTTCTCCGTTCTGACAGTACAAACACATCCCTGGGTGGTgaccccctctcccagcctccaagAGGAGGGGTTGATCTCTCCCAGCCCCTCAGCTCGCCCCTCCTACCCAACCTCGAGCCTCCTGAGCTCCTAACTCTTTTCCCCATCAGGTTGTATAAGGCAATCCTCTTCCTCAAGTGCAGTAAAGTGTTTAGGCTGCATAAACAAAAAGGCGTCTGCTTCCATCAAAATATTTGTCacgttatttattttctttgcggtacgcgggcctctcactgctgtggcctctcccgtagcggagcacaggctccggacgcgcaggctcagcggccatggctcacgggcctagccgctccgcggcatgtggggtcttcccggaccggggcacgaacccgtgtcccctgcatcggcagggggaccctcaaccactgcgccaccagggaagtcctttgtcACGTTATTTGAGGCCCACTTTGTGCTGCTCCactgctcctcctcccccctcctttaTCCAGCCTACCCGGGAGGGCTCTGCCATTCAGAGGCCACTGGCTGCTGCTAAAGGACGACCCTCcagcctttctcctttctcctgagAGGACCCCTCCCAAAGCTGAGACTGATTAACCCCACCTGAgctgggaggaggaaaagaacaggaggatgtcgggggcggggggtgggggctgtgagAGAGGACCTTTCAAGCACCGCCGAGCCCGTGTTAGAGTGATCCCCTCGCCAAGGAAGGAGCTAAAAATTCAATCAATAGCATTTATTCAGGgttttctgtgtgccaggccctgtgtttaCTGCTTTACAGACGCCATCACACCAGATCTCTACAGCAAACCAAAGAGGTAAAGCCCAtcattactttcattttagaGGGAGAACTGAGGCTCTGGGAAGTTAAgagatttgcccaaagtcacacaactaataagCGATAGAGCCGGGATTCAAACCGCCAGCCTGGCTCCAAGCTCTTCTAACCGCCACCCAGTTGGGTCTCTAGATACCGTTTACTTCCTAGAGGGAGGAAGGCGTTCAGTGCAGGGGGAGGAGGACAGCTAGACCTCCCCAGGCTCGGGAAGAGTAGTCCCGACTCTCGGCTGTCAGTCCGGACTCCCGTCCCCCACGGCGGTCTCCCCAGTATGACTCCCTCAAGAGCGACAGGGCTGGTGACCCGAGGGACAAGTGCGCGGTCGTCGGCGTATGATTTGTACAATCCCGCGCCCCCTAGTTCGCGCGCACACGGCTCTCTCCTCCGCTGTGCCGCTGGGGCTCGTCTGTCACCCGGAGTCCTTCCCGAATCCGCGGCTGGTCGCCCGAGGCCGCGGAGGGGCGGGAGCACGCACCCCCGGCCCTCGCCGGGGCGTCCAGGGGCGCGCTCGGCGCTGCAAGGCGGCCCGCCCCCCGACCCGAAAGAGCGCCCGCTCCCCTAGCGCGGTGTGGCGTCTCTGTCAGCCCAGCCCCATTCTCCCCGCTTCGCTGGAGTGGAAAATAACGGCTTCAAACTTTGCAGAGAGGAGCCGGTGCCAGCACTTTAATTAACAGCCATCTTGGCCTGTGAGCCTGGGCCACCGGCTCCGCGCCTCCCCCAGGCTCGCCGGCCCCGCCCAGGTCCCCGCAGGAGAGGGAGCTCCGCCGCGGCGCTCCGAGCCCCTCTTCCCCGGGACAGGAGGGCCTGGCTGACTGGGGGGCGGGTACTGTCTGGGACGGGGGCGCGTCTCCCCAGCTTAATACCTGAGGACCTCCAGCCCGAGTTCTCTAAAGCCTGGCCGCTGATGATTCCAGGGTTAGAGACCTGCATGCCAGTCCCAGCTGGTGATTTTAGGCTACCGACTAACAGCGTCTCAGGTGTTCTCCTCTGGAAAAggggttgttataaggattaaatgagtaataaTGAAGGTAGCAAAGCGCTGGCCTCAGTATCTGACCCTTATTAGGCGCCAAGTAAAGGACGGCTAATATAATTATTTCACAGCAAGGCCCTTCCGCCACCCCGGGGCATGGGATCTCCTCATCCTGCCTTTTTTCCTACAAATTGCTGTGCTTGGCTCTAGGAGCGGAGGACAATGGCCTATGCTCCCGGGTTCAGAGACAAGACTAGATGAATGAGAAAGGAACCCAGGAGTTCTGGCTCCCAGGCCTCTTCCTCAACCACCTGCCAAGCCCAGGGACCCaggttttcagaaaaggaaagtggtgagcccagggaagggagggagggcagtgcTATCTGTAGCTGCGGTACTGCCAGTGCTGGGGGCTGAAGGTCCAGCTTTGCCTTCCTTACTGTGAGTGAGAGCTCCCTCCGTCCTACAGCTCCCATCATTCCAGAGGTGAGGAGGGGGTACTGGGCATTGAGGTGCCGTATGGTGGGTGCAAGAAAGTGGGTAAGTCTATTCTTTGATGCATGGCTGACTTTAGGAAGCTGGGTGGCTGTTCTGTGGTATTTTGACGTTCTTTGAATGAATGTGAGTGGGTGTGAATGTGTAAGAGACTGTTTGCATTAGTGTGTGTCTGGGTTTGTGAGTGATGAAAAAGAGTGCAGTGCCCTGACTCATCGGCTGGCAAATCTGTGTTCATTTGTTCACTTGttcactcagtaaacatttactgaaggcACCGAGCTGGGCACTGTGAGGCCGTAGAGGTGGTGTGTCCAAAAATGATCAAGACCTAAGCAGTACCCCTAAGGAGCTCACTCTttggcaggggacacaggcaggAAGACATGATAAGTGCTATGATAATTAGGAATATTTTTTGAGCGCTTAGTAGTACAAGAtcttgttctaagcactttgcatggATAACCTCATTTAAATGTAACAACCTATTATCATGGATTTAAAACTATTACATGGCTTATATAATTTCGTATCAATAACCCCAccaggtagatactattatttcccccattttatagctgaggaaactaaggcttgggTAGAGGTTTGCAGTAGGTCTTATGAAGCACGGATGGAAAACTCCCTGCTCAGAGGACTCTAGGAAGACTCTACAGAGGGGaggtatcatttttttcccacctATTTATCCATCCACTTATCCATCCTCCATCCATTCTATAAGCCCATATTAATTGACCACTTATTATCACAAGATACAGTGATGAGCGTGAAAAGTCTTCTGACCTTATGTAGTTACAGAGTATGGTAGAAACCTGGACAATTAAACAAGCAACTGCTATACAACTTGACAAACTGCCTGGGAATATGTGGGATGCTATAGAGACACTCAGCAGTGTTGCCTAAATTCATCTGGAGGCAGGGAATCATGGGacgcttcctggaggaggtgatgttttAGTTAAGCCCTGATTAAAGGATAGCAAGGTGAAGAGGATGGCTGCCAgagatggaggagagagggagggagggaagattattccaggcaaagggagcaGCATGTGTTAAGGACAAGACTGCAGGGCCTCAGTGGGCTGTGGCAAGGAGTGTATAATTTATCTTAAGGGCAGTGAGAAACTACAGAAGAGTGTTGAGTGAGTgatatcagatttttttaaaattaattaattaatttatttttagctgcgttgggtctttgttgctgcgtgcgggctttctccggttgcggcgagcgggggctactcttcattgcggtgcgcgggcttctcattgcggtggcttctcttgttgcagagcacgggctctaggtgcaggggctcagtagctgtggcacaggggctcagtagttgtggcacacgggcttagttgctccttggcgtgtgggatcttcccggaccagggcttgaacccgtgtcccctgcattggcaggcggattcttaaccactgcgccaccagggaagcccaataatcaGATTTTTTCAGATATCCTTTGGGCAGGAGGGATTAAAATAGAGTAAGAGTGTCATAAGGAGATTAGGTAGCAGGAGGTTGCAGTGGTCCCGGCGAGAGCTGATAGTGGCCTGATctggatgggatgggggtgggatgaGGAGCAGGAGACTTCCAGGTTTCTGGAAAGAACTTGAAATGTTTATGAAATTAATGAAGAATGGATGAGTGTTTTTGCCATTACCTATGTACCaatatgtgccagacattttATATACGCTATTTCACTTAATACTCACTGGAAGTCTAAGGAATAATCATTATCATCTTTACATTGGagatgaggatgctgaggctcagagaggtgaaataacttgcctgggatcacacagctagtaggagagagaggcagaattAGAACTTGGGTCTGTTTGACCCTGGGTGGGGGCTCTTCACCACTCGGCCCAGCAGGTGCATACCCGGTAGATAAAGCAAAGCTGGGTcctttagagagaaagaaaagcttgGGTTAAGGCTCAATTATGTAAAAGGcacatttttggtttttggttgaAGCCACTGCTCTATAGCCCTGTCTTGGGCAGGGTGGGGAGCTGGGCATCAAGAGGCAGAGACTGGCTCTCAAGGCTCAGTTAGGCCACCAACTTGCCACGTGTGTTGGGGAAGTCTCATCACATTTTAGAGCTTCCCGTTTCTTTCTGTGGGCTGGAGAATTGTCTAGGGCAGCTCGGAGAGGCTGTGATTCTCAGGTAAAAGAAAACCCCTCATTGTcatctgttaaaatatttaaaatccctTCATGACATTTTAACTCAGACACTTGCAGATCCTCCATGGGAAAAGCCTCCATAATTGCAGCCCCTCTTTGGAGAAGGGGCATTTGGGAGAAGGGAAGTTGTGCCgtgatttggggtgggggagccaGGACACACCAGGCTGGGACTCAGGTTGGTGAGGAACCTCCTTcaggagcccctcccccagccccatatCCTAGGAGGAGAGAGCAGGATGAAGGGAGCAGAGCCCAAGTACCCAGGTCACAGGTAGGTTTTCCGCTGCTCCTTCGCCAGAGAACTCTGGGCCTCATGCCTGAGGGTTCCAGGGacctgcccagccctgggccacCTCCTGCTCACCCCCTCTGACTGACAGGCAGCCACAGGCAGCCCATCCCAATCCAGCTCCAGGGAGGCAGCTCTGAAAAGGCCCCCGCTGTGGGAGGGGATACCTAATCGGAGGGACCGTCTCCCCTCAGCCCAGCCTGCATCTCCCATCTGCATGTATAAGTAATGAGGTTCCGCAGCCCCAGCAGGAACCAATATAATGGCTGGTGCACGGGGTCAGCCTGAGAGACAGATAGTGGGACGCGGGAGTGACAGGCAGTGCAGTTGTGCTGAGCCTCCTGCAAaggcagcagagggaggaccCGGCCTGGCCAGCCCGGTCCCCGGGctacccaccccctcccttcGGCCTTGACTCTTACAGACCCACCagcacc from Physeter macrocephalus isolate SW-GA unplaced genomic scaffold, ASM283717v5 random_133, whole genome shotgun sequence encodes the following:
- the C1QL1 gene encoding C1q-related factor, with the protein product MLLVLVVLIPVLVSSGGPDGHYEMLGTCRMVCDPYPARGPGAGARPDGGDALSEQSGAPPPSTLVQGPQGKPGRTGKPGPPGPPGDPGPPGPVGPPGEKGEPGKTGPPGLPGAGGSGAISTATYTTVPRVAFYAGLKNPHEGYEVLKFDDVVTNLGNNYDATSGKFTCNIPGTYFFTYHVLMRGGDGTSMWADLCKNGQVRASAIAQDADQNYDYASNSVILHLDAGDEVFIKLDGGKAHGGNSNKYSTFSGFIIYSD